In Glandiceps talaboti chromosome 4, keGlaTala1.1, whole genome shotgun sequence, a single window of DNA contains:
- the LOC144434481 gene encoding histone H3: MARTKQTARKSTGGKAPRKQLATKAARKSAPATGGVKKPHRYRPGTVALREIRRYQKSTELLIRKLPFQRLVREIAQDFKTDLRFQSSAVMALQEASEAYLVGLFEDTNLCAIHAKRVTIMPKDIQLARRIRGERA, encoded by the coding sequence ATGGCACGTACCAAGCAGACAGCTCGTAAATCCACCGGTGGTAAGGCTCCACGAAAACAACTTGCTACCAAGGCTGCTCGTAAGAGTGCTCCAGCAACTGGCGGTGTCAAGAAACCACATCGTTACAGACCAGGTACCGTTGCTCTCCGTGAAATCCGTCGTTACCAGAAGAGCACCGAGCTTCTCATCCGAAAACTTCCATTCCAACGTTTAGTCCGTGAAATCGCCCAGGATTTCAAGACTGATCTCCGCTTCCAGAGTTCAGCCGTCATGGCCCTCCAAGAAGCCAGCGAAGCTTACCTTGTCGGTCTTTTCGAAGACACCAACTTGTGCGCTATCCACGCCAAACGTGTCACCATCATGCCAAAGGATATCCAACTTGCCCGCCGTATCCGTGGCGAGCGTGCTTAA